GCACAAGTCTGTTAAATTTAACCATGTGAGTGGATTGTAGCTGCCTCAACTTATGTATGCTTTGCATGTGTTGTTAGTTTATGGATCAGTTGTGTATTTATAAGCAGGTAGATAAACGCAAGATTTCTTCTTCAATGTGGAAGAAATTTAGGTTGATGCTTAATAATTTCTCAATCCTTGgtaatttgttgaaataattgaaagtaaaaactaaatatgttgtaaatttgtttccaaaatgTATAATGCAATCTGATTTCTTACACTTGCCCTTCTACTTCCGACTGCAAGATGCCAGTTCACTTAGGTGACTAGCTATCCTGATATATTCGTCCTTTCAGGTCATGAGTTTTTTTGCTACTGCTGAACACGAAAAGGAAAGGCTTCAATATTTTGCCTCACCTGAAGGAAGAGATGATCTATACCAGTACAACCAGAGGGAACGAAGAACTGTTCTGGAGgttaaattttttgaatgacTGATACATATCTGCTTTGTGTTTTATTTGATGAACATCTTTCCATTCCATTCTTTAACAGTCTCTGTGCTACACTATGCATTATTTCATGAAAACACACTGACAAAAGAACTGGTTCAAACTTTGTACAAGTatgaagccttttttttttttttttttcattctaagATAAGATTTTAGGTGATCCAAAGTATCCTATTTCACTCAACATTTTCCTCAATGAGTCCCCCCGTCCCCTCCTCCCTCCTCCCCCCTCCCCTCAACcgaaaaaaaaaggagggaatTTATTGATGGCCTTTggggaaaggaaaagaatggaCCATGTAGATAGTGAATGATTGGTGCTTtgccttctctctcttccccctCTTAGAAAAGGCAGCTGGTGTTTTATTTGCATATTTAACTGCTGCATGAACAAGTTTCTTAATGAATGAGAAATCTTGAGCaatttattaatgttttagtaaaccttttttttatggTTCTGGAAAACAAAGTCCCTcacataaactaacttatgATAACCAAATTAAATATCTGAATGATCTGAAAATGTATGTTCCTTTTCCTTTTACATCCACCCAGTgagtattttctttcttttagttatCGGATTGTCTGTATGCTATAGGTATTAGAGGATTTCCCTTCAGTGCAAATGCCATTTGAGTGGCTGGTGCAGCTGGTTCCTCCATTAAAAAAACGAGCTTActccatttcttcttctcaatTAGCTCACCCTAATCAATTGCACCTAACTGTGAATGTGTCACCATGGACAACACCTTTTAAGAGGAAAAGAACTGGTCTCTGTTCAAAGTGGCTAGCTGGACTTGATCCTCAACAAGGTATGGGTACACCATAACACATAAAACTCGTAAAATTTACTCAATGCAGCAACTATATAAATACTACCTGTCAAGGGGTGCTTAAATCTTCTTTCTCTTATGAACAGGGGTGATTATTCCTGCATGGTTTATTAAAGGTTCCCTTCCTGCCCCACCACCATCATTTCCTCTCATTCTCATTGGACCTGGGACTGGTTGTGCGCCTTTTCGTGGATTTGTGGAGGAAAGGGCCATTCAAAGTAGATCTGGTTCAACTGCTCCcgttcttttcttctttggttgttGGAACGAGGATAATGACTTCTTATACAGAGATTTCTGGTTGTCCCATTCACGAAATGGCGGTGTGCTTTCAGAAGAAAAGGGTGGAGGCTTTTGTGTGGCCTTCTCAAGGGACCAGCCACAGAAGGTCTATGTGCAGCATAAGATGCGAGAGAACAGCCAGAGGATCTGGAATTTGTTGTGTGAGGGAGCTTCCATCTATGTTGCTGGTTCTTCAACTAAGATGCCCTCTGATGTATTTTCTTGCTTTGAGGAAATTGTATCCAAGGAAAATGGAGTTCCAAGGGAATCTGCTGTGAGATGGCTTAGGGCACTGGAAAGGGCTGGTAGGTACCATGTGGAAGCATGGTCTTGAGCAGACTTCTCTACAATGTAGTGATGTACCAATTTTTATGTTGTACACTACATGTTTTGATTGGGTGTTCATGGAAGTGCAGAGTCTGGAAAAATCAGGCAGGAGTTCGTATGATTTGATTCATGGTAACAGCTGGGATATGGAGTTGCCAATcaactaagaattaaattttgatttcatgtaCGATATCTTGAATATTTTCTGAGATATATAATTCAAGagttaaggttatgtttggtaattttttagaaaatcattttcaattattcttcacaacaaaattttgttccagtgttcaaaattttttataatgaaaaaatttagagaagttagaattttttatttattatttttttaaaaaaataaacatttgcAATTCAAATAACAATCATATGTTTTacttcatctattttttttgtttttttttttttgtaaatttttatttctatatgtttttttttttatatttcaaaaacaat
Above is a genomic segment from Vitis riparia cultivar Riparia Gloire de Montpellier isolate 1030 chromosome 14, EGFV_Vit.rip_1.0, whole genome shotgun sequence containing:
- the LOC117930238 gene encoding NADPH-dependent diflavin oxidoreductase 1 isoform X3; the encoded protein is MMLTRCIHTFQLTQIERVRSMHPGKFSRDKNRPDCFLRMVENHSLTRAGCEKNVLHIEFEVLSSAIEYEVGDIVEVLPSQSPIAIDTFIQWCNLNPESFITVHPREMENHLPNANINDSKIPIKLKTFVELTMDVASASPRRYFFEVMSFFATAEHEKERLQYFASPEGRDDLYQYNQRERRTVLEVLEDFPSVQMPFEWLVQLVPPLKKRAYSISSSQLAHPNQLHLTVNVSPWTTPFKRKRTGLCSKWLAGLDPQQGVIIPAWFIKGSLPAPPPSFPLILIGPGTGCAPFRGFVEERAIQSRSGSTAPVLFFFGCWNEDNDFLYRDFWLSHSRNGGVLSEEKGGGFCVAFSRDQPQKVYVQHKMRENSQRIWNLLCEGASIYVAGSSTKMPSDVFSCFEEIVSKENGVPRESAVRWLRALERAGRYHVEAWS
- the LOC117930238 gene encoding NADPH-dependent diflavin oxidoreductase 1 isoform X2, translated to MISTLQDLKCIEMQIERVRSMHPGKFSRDKNRPDCFLRMVENHSLTRAGCEKNVLHIEFEVLSSAIEYEVGDIVEVLPSQSPIAIDTFIQWCNLNPESFITVHPREMENHLPNANINDSKIPIKLKTFVELTMDVASASPRRYFFEVMSFFATAEHEKERLQYFASPEGRDDLYQYNQRERRTVLEVLEDFPSVQMPFEWLVQLVPPLKKRAYSISSSQLAHPNQLHLTVNVSPWTTPFKRKRTGLCSKWLAGLDPQQGVIIPAWFIKGSLPAPPPSFPLILIGPGTGCAPFRGFVEERAIQSRSGSTAPVLFFFGCWNEDNDFLYRDFWLSHSRNGGVLSEEKGGGFCVAFSRDQPQKVYVQHKMRENSQRIWNLLCEGASIYVAGSSTKMPSDVFSCFEEIVSKENGVPRESAVRWLRALERAGRYHVEAWS
- the LOC117930238 gene encoding NADPH-dependent diflavin oxidoreductase 1 isoform X4; this translates as MLRQLLPGAISLRQESCMVMSFFATAEHEKERLQYFASPEGRDDLYQYNQRERRTVLEVLEDFPSVQMPFEWLVQLVPPLKKRAYSISSSQLAHPNQLHLTVNVSPWTTPFKRKRTGLCSKWLAGLDPQQGVIIPAWFIKGSLPAPPPSFPLILIGPGTGCAPFRGFVEERAIQSRSGSTAPVLFFFGCWNEDNDFLYRDFWLSHSRNGGVLSEEKGGGFCVAFSRDQPQKVYVQHKMRENSQRIWNLLCEGASIYVAGSSTKMPSDVFSCFEEIVSKENGVPRESAVRWLRALERAGRYHVEAWS
- the LOC117930238 gene encoding NADPH-dependent diflavin oxidoreductase 1 isoform X5, which translates into the protein MSFFATAEHEKERLQYFASPEGRDDLYQYNQRERRTVLEVLEDFPSVQMPFEWLVQLVPPLKKRAYSISSSQLAHPNQLHLTVNVSPWTTPFKRKRTGLCSKWLAGLDPQQGVIIPAWFIKGSLPAPPPSFPLILIGPGTGCAPFRGFVEERAIQSRSGSTAPVLFFFGCWNEDNDFLYRDFWLSHSRNGGVLSEEKGGGFCVAFSRDQPQKVYVQHKMRENSQRIWNLLCEGASIYVAGSSTKMPSDVFSCFEEIVSKENGVPRESAVRWLRALERAGRYHVEAWS